A stretch of the Palaemon carinicauda isolate YSFRI2023 unplaced genomic scaffold, ASM3689809v2 scaffold513, whole genome shotgun sequence genome encodes the following:
- the LOC137637064 gene encoding zinc finger protein 600-like, producing the protein MEIQMVTVVPSLKIHELKHNRREKTSKIKYKSKLKRSRLEENEEDKVIKWCNKKDWDETSNFACTLCDKYFASLKALNFHIKKHSLRKKLKCPNCNKGFPSLKTYTNHTQRGILFGYSCRKKFKCLLCEKVFLSETLLSKHASLKSFHCSICIKTFMSCKEVKDHKKDHILRCIICNCVFSQKSELKQHQLSHDIEELNCSICSKKFTSLEALSRHTYRVHMVKKNVQCKFCKKLFHKRVYDVHLRTHTGERPYECEECDSTFVQKNHLVKHMKTHCAKNGHKCDVCGTLFSTNWCLRLHTKMHTDEELDSCNIPVTKYDISISKEKEHHQRSHLPSERHACKICGKEYSFIHLIYSHYRKHSQEDLHKLDLETLNTIYKTKSGNERKMKCNFCSKTFLRFFEVQEHIRQFHSEEKRHKCSTCGKVFGLKHNLRLHERIHKNQKSFACKLCGKAFIRKDHAKSHMVVHTEEKPYECDICGKSFARRSYFLSHKRSHSVDLQESPASLKNYSYCSGCSKGFKARRKYTKHLEKCPRVVDNTEVEELPNTSIEIVEHLEREVGEKPIVTKNALIKEIFDLECADIAEIRVPDIECMYDASLDSKVDFMVHIIEESESVFPGVLAKSIIELQHLSMKNSKK; encoded by the exons ATGGAAATTCAGATGGTAACTGTTGTACC TAGTCTCAAGATTCATGAGTTAAAGCACAATAGGCGAGAAAAAACctcaaagataaaatataaaagtaaattgaaAAGGTCTCGGCTAGAGGAAAATGAGGAAGACAAGGTTATCAAATGGTGCAATAAAAAAGATTGGGATGAAACTTCTAATTTTGCCTGTACGCTGTGTGATAAGTACTTTGCAAGTTTAAAAGCTCTGAATTTCCATATAAAGAAGCATTCTTTGAGAAAAAAGTTGAAGTGCCCAAATTGCAATAAGGGTTTTCCATCACTGAAGACCTATACAAATCATACACAGCGTGGTATACTCTTTGGGTACTCCTGCCGAAAAAAATTCAAGTGTCTTCTCTGCGAAAAGGTTTTTCTTTCTGAAACATTGTTAAGTAAGCATGCTAGCCTAAAGTCTTTTCACTGTTCTATTTGTATAAAAACCTTTATGTCATGCAAAGAAGTGAAGGATCATAAAAAAGATCATATACTTCGGTGTATTATATGTAATTGCGTATTTTCCCAAAAGAGTGAATTGAAACAGCATCAATTGAGCCATGACATCGAAGAACTAAATTGTTCTATTTGCTCAAAGAAATTTACAAGTCTTGAAGCTTTATCAAGGCATACTTACAGAGTTCATATGGTGAAGAAAAATGTCCAGTGCAAGTTCTGCAAGAAACTGTTTCATAAACGTGTATATGATGTTCATTTAAGGACCCACACTGGTGAAAGACCGTATGAGTGTGAGGAATGTGACTCGACTTTCGTACAAAAAAATCACTTGGTGAAACACATGAAAACTCATTGTGCTAAAAATGGTCATAAGTGTGATGTATGTGGCACTTTATTTTCTACAAATTGGTGTTTGCGTCTTCACACAAAGATGCACACAGACGAAGAACTCGACTCTTGTAATATCCCTGTGACTAAGTACGATATATCCATATCCAAGGAGAAGGAGCACCACCAGCGCTCGCATCTCCCTAGTGAGCGCCATGCATGTAAGATTTGCGGAAAGGAGTATTCGTTCATTCACTTAATATATTCCCATTATAGGAAACATTCTCAGGAAGATCTGCATAAACTAGATTTAGAGACTTTAAATACAATTTATAAAACAAAATCTGGAAACGAAAGGAAAATGAAGTGCAATTTCTGTAGTAAAACATTTTTACGTTTCTTTGAGGTGCAAGAACACATTCGCCAGTTTCATTCTGAAGAAAAGCGTCATAAGTGCTCAACTTGTGGAAAAGTGTTTGGTTTGAAGCATAATTTGAGACTTCATGAAAGAATACATAAAAATCAGAAATCCTTTGCGTGTAAGCTCTGTGGGAAGGCTTTCATTCGAAAGGATCATGCCAAGTCTCATATGGTAGTACATACAGAAGAAAAGCCGTATGAGTGTGATATATGCGGGAAATCATTTGCTAGGAGAAGTTACTTTTTATCTCACAAAAGGAGCCATTCTGTTGATTTGCAAGAGTCTCCTGCTTCATTGAAGAATTACTCTTATTGTTCGGGCTGCAGTAAAGGCTTCAAAGCAAGAAGAAAATATACTAAACATCTTGAGAAATGTCCTCGTGTTGTTGATAATACAGAGGTCGAAGAGTTACCAAACACTTCTATTGAAATTGTAGAACACCTAGAAAGAGAAGTCGGTGAAAAACCAATCGTCACCAAAAATGCTTTGATAAAAGAAATCTTTGATTTGGAATGTGCCGATATAGCAGAAATACGAGTGCCAGATATTGAGTGCATGTACGATGCTTCATTGGATAGCAAAGTAGATTTTATGGTCCATATTATTGAGGAGTCTGAAAGTGTATTTCCAG GTGTATTAGCAAAAAGCATAATTGAGTTACAGCATCTTTCaatgaaaaatagcaaaaaataa